In one window of Methanoculleus thermophilus DNA:
- the hisI gene encoding phosphoribosyl-AMP cyclohydrolase, producing MEIQFKNGLVPVIVQEKRTREVLMLAYANAEALDLTKRTGYAHYYSRSRQKIWKKGEESGHVQRISRMLVDCDADAILYEVEQSGAACHTGHASCFYRTIDGEEIAGIVFDPEKVYANKGE from the coding sequence ATGGAGATACAGTTCAAGAATGGATTGGTACCTGTCATCGTGCAGGAGAAGCGAACTCGTGAGGTTCTGATGCTCGCTTACGCAAACGCCGAGGCGCTGGACCTTACAAAACGAACTGGATACGCACACTACTACAGTCGGAGCAGACAGAAGATCTGGAAGAAAGGAGAAGAGAGCGGGCACGTCCAACGCATCTCGCGCATGCTTGTCGACTGCGACGCGGATGCGATCCTGTATGAGGTTGAGCAGTCCGGCGCAGCCTGCCATACCGGGCATGCCTCATGCTTCTACCGAACGATCGATGGTGAAGAGATCGCCGGAATAGTCTTTGATCCGGAGAAGGTATACGCTAATAAGGGTGAATGA
- a CDS encoding type II secretion system F family protein, with amino-acid sequence MNSYERFCFNLIGRDLKEKRGEFIKLRNDLVGARMNTPFEAYLATAYVSSVIVGLVAAVIIGLLTYLLRVPEMITYRGAVPEFLYALNDYKLLLGTIIITLISLAIFGGITYLVFLLYPGIRAGERRRNIDATLPYAINYITAMSSAGITPAEVFRLLGQSTIYGESAVEARYISRETDFFGKDLLDALRTVSQATPSERMREFLQGAVASISSGSNLTEYFRTKAHQYTLENNQQQKTFLETLGLIAESYVTAMVAGMLFLIILQSVMTILSGDSNPLFLYIIIYLIIPFGSVMFIILISSMTPEV; translated from the coding sequence ATGAATAGTTATGAGCGGTTCTGCTTCAACCTGATCGGCCGTGACTTAAAGGAGAAGCGTGGGGAGTTCATCAAGCTCAGAAACGATCTCGTGGGGGCCCGGATGAACACACCCTTTGAGGCCTACCTTGCGACCGCTTACGTCTCCTCGGTCATTGTTGGGCTGGTCGCTGCGGTAATCATCGGGCTTCTGACTTATCTTCTGCGGGTCCCCGAGATGATCACCTACCGGGGAGCGGTCCCGGAGTTCCTCTACGCGTTAAACGACTACAAGCTCCTCCTTGGGACCATCATCATCACGCTCATCTCCCTTGCGATCTTCGGAGGGATAACGTACCTGGTCTTCCTCCTCTACCCCGGGATACGGGCCGGGGAGCGCCGCAGGAACATCGATGCCACACTCCCATACGCCATCAACTACATCACCGCGATGTCTTCGGCCGGGATCACTCCCGCGGAGGTCTTCCGGCTGCTCGGTCAGAGCACGATCTACGGCGAGAGCGCCGTCGAGGCCCGATATATATCCCGGGAGACGGATTTCTTCGGCAAAGACCTCCTTGATGCGCTTCGGACGGTCTCTCAGGCGACGCCGAGCGAGCGGATGCGTGAATTCCTGCAAGGAGCCGTCGCGAGCATCTCGAGCGGGAGTAATCTAACGGAGTATTTCCGCACCAAGGCTCACCAGTATACGCTCGAGAACAATCAACAGCAGAAGACATTTCTGGAGACGCTCGGGCTGATCGCAGAGTCCTACGTCACTGCGATGGTCGCCGGCATGCTCTTTTTGATCATTCTGCAGTCGGTGATGACGATCCTCTCGGGCGACTCAAACCCGCTCTTCCTCTACATCATCATCTACCTGATCATCCCGTTCGGGAGCGTGATGTTCATCATTCTGATCAGTTCCATGACCCCGGAGGTGTGA
- a CDS encoding DUF5611 family protein, with the protein MQEYQIKRGYTKTLAESMVQGLRDQFGVEPTVSEDGHYIISYGALLRLEVWLGSGGKTLIVDTEADKTADDETILETNRRFRNYLQQVTGYTTKERAKKAQQAVKGTE; encoded by the coding sequence ATGCAGGAATACCAGATCAAGCGCGGATACACGAAAACTCTTGCAGAATCCATGGTTCAGGGTCTCCGTGACCAGTTTGGGGTTGAACCCACAGTGTCGGAGGATGGCCATTACATAATCTCCTACGGAGCGCTCCTGCGCCTTGAGGTCTGGCTGGGATCGGGAGGCAAGACCCTGATCGTCGATACTGAGGCGGATAAAACCGCCGACGATGAGACGATCCTCGAGACCAATCGCCGGTTCCGGAACTACCTCCAGCAGGTGACCGGGTACACGACAAAAGAACGGGCGAAGAAGGCTCAGCAGGCCGTGAAGGGGACGGAGTAA
- a CDS encoding A24 family peptidase C-terminal domain-containing protein, giving the protein MTLSPVIAIPLIIATVAIGATLIYASVLDARDRRVPHRTWRPALAIAIPAALWVYGQILLADWRTAAGYLVLVAVFCGFFYLFQAKGLFGGADAYALIIITACIPLSPIEPYFGISPLGFFPFTVLTNAVLINIAAPFAILAKNLIEGNRAPLPCLFLGFPVDGKKIQNEFGFVMEDIREEDGKIVRRFVGFTESLGRMTRGERRYTKDLRLHPEDYQKELALYRKAGKVWISYGIPFIIPITAGFLTALFMGDILFEIMKILAGM; this is encoded by the coding sequence ATGACGCTTTCGCCCGTGATCGCCATCCCGCTCATCATTGCAACGGTTGCAATAGGCGCCACGCTCATATATGCGTCTGTTCTGGATGCAAGAGATCGCCGGGTACCCCACAGAACCTGGCGGCCAGCACTCGCGATTGCGATTCCTGCGGCACTCTGGGTATACGGACAGATCCTCCTTGCAGATTGGCGGACGGCAGCAGGTTACCTCGTTCTGGTCGCAGTCTTCTGTGGGTTTTTCTACCTATTTCAGGCTAAAGGCCTTTTTGGAGGAGCGGATGCGTATGCCCTCATCATCATCACCGCATGCATCCCGTTATCTCCGATCGAGCCGTACTTCGGCATCTCACCGCTTGGGTTCTTCCCATTCACCGTGCTGACGAACGCCGTGCTGATCAACATCGCGGCACCCTTTGCAATACTCGCGAAGAACCTGATAGAGGGGAACCGGGCTCCGCTCCCCTGCCTCTTCCTCGGCTTTCCCGTCGACGGGAAGAAGATCCAGAACGAGTTCGGCTTTGTCATGGAAGATATCAGGGAAGAGGACGGCAAGATTGTCCGACGATTCGTTGGCTTTACGGAGTCGCTTGGGCGAATGACTCGGGGAGAACGTCGATATACAAAAGACCTCAGGCTGCACCCCGAGGACTACCAGAAGGAACTTGCACTTTACCGAAAGGCCGGCAAGGTCTGGATATCGTATGGCATTCCGTTCATCATACCGATCACGGCGGGATTCCTGACTGCACTATTCATGGGTGATATCCTCTTTGAGATCATGAAGATCCTAGCAGGAATGTGA
- a CDS encoding PINc/VapC family ATPase — protein sequence MKIVPDTSVVIDGRITSMIKTGEYKGATIIIPEAVVAELEAQANQGREIGFSGLTELQELFRMSEEKIIDLQFAGDRPSLDQVKLSSGGEIDALIRNVAIEHDARFITSDLVQAEVAKAKGLDVVYLKPQVGDFSPLSIDQFFDEETTAITLKERALPMAKIGKLRDIRLVTLRDTPMTEYELRIMAQELLERAKRDPDGFIELEKRGITVAQIGSLRISIARRPFSDGMEITVVRPLVDLSLDDYDMAPEIKKRILGNRRGVLIAGPPGAGKTTLAQSLATFLADNDFIVKTMEAPRDLQVPDHITQYTALEGSMMNTAEALLLVRPDYVVFDEIRKNEDFSVYADMRLAGMGMVGVVHAMEVHDCLRRFCDRVDYSILPQIINTIIYVVQGKISKIYDLELTIKAPEGMPGDTHVRPVIVVREHSRREPEIEIFRYEGETLVMPLTARTSAESALPAEQPAAPPAGPEENVSWKVAEKEVQREIGRYTNGPVEVRIISDNKAVVYIDDKDVPAAIGKGGKNVSAIVNKLGIGIDIRPRSELEAKRPVEEEVHLGGGIKIRIDKKQLTIVSPENKGKIVDVFAGKEYLFTATVNEEGDILLAKNSTIAQEMIKRYNDGEIIRLRPV from the coding sequence ATGAAAATTGTACCCGATACCAGCGTCGTAATAGACGGACGCATAACATCGATGATAAAAACCGGAGAATATAAGGGCGCAACAATAATCATACCGGAAGCCGTCGTCGCCGAACTGGAGGCACAGGCAAATCAGGGGCGGGAGATAGGATTTTCCGGTCTGACCGAACTCCAGGAACTCTTCCGGATGTCGGAGGAAAAGATCATTGATCTCCAGTTTGCCGGAGACCGCCCGAGCCTCGACCAGGTGAAACTCTCCAGCGGAGGCGAGATAGACGCCCTGATCAGGAACGTCGCCATCGAGCACGATGCCCGGTTCATCACAAGCGACCTCGTGCAGGCAGAGGTTGCAAAGGCAAAAGGGCTTGACGTCGTCTACTTAAAGCCGCAGGTTGGCGATTTCTCACCGCTCTCGATAGACCAGTTCTTCGACGAGGAGACGACCGCGATCACCTTGAAAGAGCGTGCTTTGCCGATGGCAAAGATCGGAAAACTCCGGGACATTCGCCTGGTCACTCTTCGGGATACCCCGATGACCGAGTATGAACTCCGGATCATGGCGCAGGAACTTCTTGAGCGGGCAAAGCGTGACCCGGACGGGTTCATCGAACTCGAGAAGCGTGGGATTACGGTCGCCCAGATCGGATCTCTCCGGATCTCGATCGCCCGGCGACCCTTCTCGGACGGGATGGAGATTACGGTGGTACGTCCGCTCGTCGATCTCTCGCTTGACGATTACGATATGGCACCGGAGATCAAGAAGCGGATTCTCGGAAACCGGCGCGGTGTCCTGATAGCAGGTCCTCCGGGCGCGGGTAAGACCACGCTCGCCCAGAGTCTTGCGACGTTCCTTGCCGATAACGACTTCATCGTAAAGACGATGGAGGCCCCGCGTGACCTGCAGGTGCCCGATCACATCACCCAGTACACGGCGCTTGAAGGCAGCATGATGAACACTGCCGAGGCTCTCCTGCTTGTCCGACCCGATTACGTCGTCTTTGACGAGATCCGCAAGAACGAGGACTTCAGCGTCTATGCCGATATGCGCCTTGCCGGAATGGGTATGGTTGGAGTGGTGCATGCAATGGAGGTACACGACTGCCTCCGACGGTTCTGTGACCGCGTAGATTACAGTATCCTGCCACAGATCATCAACACCATCATCTATGTCGTTCAGGGCAAGATCTCAAAGATTTACGACCTTGAACTGACGATCAAGGCGCCAGAGGGCATGCCCGGCGACACCCACGTCCGCCCGGTCATCGTCGTTCGCGAGCATTCGCGGCGGGAGCCAGAGATCGAGATCTTCCGCTACGAGGGTGAGACCCTGGTGATGCCGCTTACGGCGAGGACCAGCGCGGAATCGGCACTCCCCGCGGAGCAGCCAGCCGCCCCGCCGGCCGGGCCCGAGGAGAACGTCTCCTGGAAAGTTGCTGAAAAAGAGGTTCAGCGCGAGATCGGGCGGTATACGAACGGTCCGGTCGAGGTCCGGATCATCAGCGACAACAAAGCTGTTGTCTATATCGACGATAAGGACGTCCCTGCAGCAATCGGAAAGGGCGGCAAGAACGTCTCGGCGATCGTGAACAAACTCGGTATCGGGATCGATATTCGGCCACGGAGCGAACTGGAGGCAAAACGGCCGGTCGAGGAGGAGGTACACCTTGGCGGCGGCATCAAGATACGCATCGACAAGAAACAACTGACCATCGTTTCCCCGGAGAATAAGGGCAAGATCGTCGATGTCTTCGCCGGAAAAGAGTATCTCTTCACGGCTACGGTAAACGAAGAAGGCGACATTCTCCTTGCAAAGAACAGCACCATCGCCCAGGAAATGATCAAGCGCTACAACGATGGCGAGATAATCCGGCTGCGGCCGGTATGA
- the leuS gene encoding leucine--tRNA ligase, whose protein sequence is MQSNELECISRWEHAFEADPAEKEKYYLTVAYPYPSGAMHVGHGRTYIVPDVIARYQRMKGKQVLFPMAFHVTGTPVIGISKRIANGDEKTIRLYRDLYRVPQDTLDRFIDPMEIVRYFSEEYQRVMQKCGLSIDWRRRFITVDPQYSKFIEWQYKHLHEKDHVVKGAHPVKYCPQCENPVGDHDLLEGDKAEIIKFTLVIFQWGDAKIPCATLRPETIYGVTNLWVNPAVTYVRATIDGEEWILSAEAAAKLGLQDHEVWVKENIPGTALIDQTVSHPLCGDVPVLPATFVDPDMGTGIVMSVPAHAPFDYIALRDLQQQGKYTSIQPIPLISVEGYGEIPAKDAVERAGIRDQNDPGMEALTQEIYSAEFSRGKVFEKYGGKPVREARDDVAALMIERYGSIPMYEFDTRQVICRCGGRVFVKILHDQWFLEYSDPCWKEQVKTQLERMALVPPEVRAEFDRTVDWLKDWACTRRVGLGTKLPWDPTWIIEPLSDSTIYMAYYTISHHLRAIPPENLTPEVFDYIFLGKGNPQTVDRETLDRIRNEFLYWYPYEYRFSAKDLISNHLTFQLFHHRALFPQELQPKGMVVFGMGLLNGAKMSSSKGNVFLLEDALKEFGADTVRMFLVGSAEPWQDFDWRNELVSSTKKQIERFWNTVNEAKVAEGAYDIDAWLMSRLQHRIMSTSAALESFQTRQALQEAFFGVEADLKWYRRRLPEGANGGAVMQDLCRTWVRLLAPFIPYTCEALWSDIGGEGMVSFAPWPVADESLISPEVELAEELLARTVEDIESIRKLIPMEPTSIKLFVAPAWKHEAFRIIAASTDKTRVMRDIMQNEDMRRRGREATDAAKQITKFVLKLPPDLVKQLQEATLDEQAILEGARAFLEHEFGVPVTVQNAEESTHPKASGALPFKPAIVIE, encoded by the coding sequence ATGCAAAGTAACGAGCTGGAGTGCATCTCCCGATGGGAGCACGCATTCGAGGCCGATCCGGCAGAGAAGGAGAAGTATTACCTGACCGTGGCATACCCGTATCCCAGCGGGGCGATGCACGTCGGGCACGGGCGAACCTACATCGTTCCGGATGTCATCGCCCGTTACCAGCGGATGAAGGGGAAACAGGTCCTCTTTCCGATGGCGTTCCACGTCACCGGCACCCCGGTCATCGGGATATCAAAGAGGATCGCGAACGGGGATGAAAAGACAATCCGGCTGTACCGCGACCTCTACCGGGTGCCGCAGGACACCCTCGACCGATTTATCGACCCGATGGAGATCGTCCGATACTTCTCTGAGGAGTATCAGCGGGTGATGCAGAAGTGCGGGCTCTCGATCGACTGGCGGCGGCGGTTCATCACCGTCGATCCCCAGTACAGCAAGTTCATCGAGTGGCAGTACAAACACCTGCACGAGAAGGATCACGTCGTCAAAGGAGCTCACCCGGTCAAGTACTGTCCTCAGTGTGAGAACCCGGTCGGCGATCACGACCTCCTTGAGGGCGACAAGGCCGAGATCATCAAGTTCACCCTGGTGATCTTCCAGTGGGGCGACGCGAAGATCCCATGCGCAACCCTTCGGCCCGAGACGATCTACGGCGTGACAAACCTCTGGGTGAACCCTGCCGTCACCTACGTGCGGGCGACGATCGACGGCGAGGAGTGGATCTTGAGTGCCGAGGCGGCGGCGAAACTCGGCCTTCAGGACCACGAGGTCTGGGTGAAGGAGAACATCCCCGGAACGGCGCTCATCGACCAGACCGTCTCTCACCCACTCTGCGGCGACGTCCCCGTTCTCCCGGCGACATTCGTCGACCCGGACATGGGTACGGGCATCGTCATGAGCGTTCCCGCCCACGCGCCTTTCGACTACATAGCTCTGCGCGACCTGCAGCAGCAGGGGAAGTACACGTCCATCCAGCCGATTCCGCTCATCTCCGTCGAGGGCTACGGCGAGATCCCGGCAAAGGACGCGGTCGAGCGGGCGGGCATCCGCGACCAGAACGACCCCGGGATGGAGGCGCTCACCCAGGAGATCTACAGCGCGGAGTTCTCCCGGGGGAAGGTCTTTGAGAAATACGGCGGGAAACCGGTTCGCGAGGCACGGGATGACGTTGCGGCGTTGATGATCGAGCGCTACGGCTCCATTCCGATGTACGAGTTCGATACTCGCCAGGTGATCTGCCGGTGCGGCGGCAGGGTCTTTGTGAAGATCCTCCACGACCAGTGGTTCCTGGAGTATAGCGACCCGTGCTGGAAGGAGCAGGTGAAGACCCAGCTCGAGCGGATGGCGCTCGTCCCGCCCGAGGTCCGGGCTGAGTTCGACAGGACTGTCGACTGGCTGAAGGACTGGGCCTGCACCCGGCGGGTGGGGCTCGGCACGAAACTCCCCTGGGATCCGACCTGGATCATCGAGCCGCTCTCCGACTCGACGATCTACATGGCCTACTACACAATCTCTCATCACCTCAGGGCCATCCCGCCGGAGAACCTGACGCCGGAGGTCTTTGATTACATCTTCCTCGGCAAAGGGAACCCCCAGACGGTCGATCGGGAGACGCTCGACAGGATCAGGAACGAGTTCCTCTACTGGTATCCCTATGAATACCGGTTCTCGGCAAAAGATCTCATCTCGAATCACCTCACGTTCCAGCTCTTCCACCACCGGGCACTCTTCCCACAGGAACTACAGCCGAAGGGCATGGTGGTCTTCGGCATGGGTCTCCTGAACGGGGCGAAGATGTCCTCAAGCAAGGGCAACGTCTTCCTGCTCGAAGACGCCTTGAAGGAGTTCGGGGCCGATACCGTCAGGATGTTCCTTGTCGGAAGCGCAGAGCCCTGGCAGGACTTTGACTGGCGTAACGAACTCGTCTCCTCGACCAAAAAGCAGATCGAGCGGTTCTGGAACACCGTTAACGAGGCGAAGGTTGCAGAAGGCGCCTACGATATCGATGCCTGGCTCATGAGCAGGCTTCAGCACCGTATCATGAGCACCTCAGCGGCGCTCGAGTCGTTCCAGACCCGGCAGGCATTGCAGGAGGCGTTCTTCGGCGTGGAGGCCGACCTGAAGTGGTACCGCCGCCGCCTGCCCGAGGGTGCAAACGGCGGGGCCGTGATGCAGGATCTCTGCCGCACCTGGGTACGGCTGCTCGCCCCCTTCATCCCATACACCTGTGAAGCGCTCTGGAGCGATATCGGCGGGGAGGGCATGGTCTCGTTTGCACCGTGGCCGGTGGCGGACGAGAGCCTGATCAGCCCGGAGGTCGAACTCGCCGAGGAGCTTCTCGCACGGACCGTCGAGGATATTGAGTCGATCCGGAAGCTGATCCCGATGGAACCCACGTCCATCAAGCTCTTCGTTGCCCCGGCCTGGAAGCACGAGGCATTCCGGATCATCGCCGCATCGACCGACAAGACCCGGGTGATGCGCGATATCATGCAGAACGAGGATATGCGCAGGCGCGGCCGCGAGGCGACGGATGCCGCAAAGCAGATCACGAAATTCGTCCTGAAACTGCCGCCCGACCTCGTGAAACAACTGCAAGAAGCGACCCTCGATGAGCAGGCGATCCTTGAGGGTGCACGGGCGTTCCTGGAGCACGAGTTCGGCGTGCCGGTCACGGTCCAGAACGCTGAAGAGAGCACACACCCGAAGGCGTCGGGGGCCCTGCCCTTCAAGCCGGCGATAGTGATCGAGTAA
- a CDS encoding type II secretion system F family protein → MGFKEIIDDFLNRLPGQDRTTGGAAADALVSESFEEREEEIFGRIENWRKYQEGFYRFLKHPLRVMAEEPLTVLFISIPAALLLFAGGFMSLVLSYGVGVLFSTTMIDDVFVFSLLIAIVPLAILDLKESLRVSSIEASLPNFFRDVAGMNDSGMTLPHAIHIVSEGEYGALTPHIRKLDTEMSWGVPFVEAIRRFGKAVNTPLTERSVDLIAHASSAGGDVSEVLRAAAHDAYEFFNLKMERRNGMMIYMIIIVMSFFVFLFVIGVLSSTFLTTMAEAGTAVAASGSTQTFMGTVDLFLYNRLFCHAALIQGFFSGLGAGVMGEGRVLAGLKYSAIMVLIAWIAFRFFI, encoded by the coding sequence ATGGGGTTCAAAGAGATTATCGATGACTTTCTGAACCGATTGCCGGGCCAGGACCGAACGACGGGCGGCGCGGCGGCGGACGCCCTGGTGTCCGAGTCGTTTGAGGAGCGGGAAGAGGAGATCTTCGGCCGGATAGAGAACTGGCGGAAGTATCAGGAAGGGTTTTACCGGTTCCTCAAGCACCCGCTTAGAGTTATGGCGGAAGAACCCCTCACCGTCCTCTTCATCTCCATCCCAGCTGCCCTCCTCCTCTTTGCCGGCGGATTTATGAGCCTGGTCCTCTCCTACGGCGTCGGCGTCCTCTTTTCGACGACGATGATCGACGATGTCTTTGTCTTCTCGCTCCTCATCGCCATCGTGCCGCTTGCAATCCTCGACCTCAAGGAGTCGCTGCGGGTATCAAGCATCGAGGCATCCCTCCCGAACTTCTTCCGGGATGTGGCCGGGATGAACGACTCGGGCATGACCCTCCCGCATGCAATCCATATCGTCTCGGAGGGGGAGTACGGGGCGCTCACGCCGCACATCCGTAAACTCGACACCGAGATGTCCTGGGGCGTCCCGTTCGTCGAGGCCATTCGCCGATTCGGGAAGGCCGTGAACACCCCGCTCACCGAACGGAGCGTCGACCTGATCGCCCACGCGAGTTCGGCCGGCGGCGACGTGAGCGAGGTGCTGCGGGCTGCGGCACACGATGCCTACGAGTTCTTCAACCTGAAGATGGAGCGGAGAAACGGGATGATGATCTACATGATCATCATCGTTATGTCGTTCTTCGTCTTCCTCTTCGTCATCGGGGTGCTCTCAAGCACGTTCCTCACCACGATGGCGGAGGCGGGGACGGCGGTTGCGGCCTCGGGTTCGACCCAGACATTCATGGGGACCGTAGACCTCTTCCTCTACAACCGCCTCTTCTGTCACGCCGCACTGATCCAGGGGTTCTTCTCGGGACTCGGGGCCGGGGTCATGGGCGAGGGCCGGGTGCTCGCCGGTCTGAAGTACTCGGCGATCATGGTGCTGATCGCCTGGATCGCGTTCCGGTTCTTTATCTGA
- a CDS encoding type II/IV secretion system ATPase subunit: MREHSPGPVLRGADIRSIIGSVMSSEDTRGRRTTADEDPVRALLNRLERSGRETDKERTVTPSPMSSDTGPKAAPSSPGHRDPFGILNRVRGMKEAGEAGEMEAEGPGSEDLPDGVISVEELGSLADLILPKSATFAVEELSINRNEHNFDFVDNARVVSEFDDLFSQALSSTAFAEAAAEVASPSEEVPKPRFGFLQKLRPLRPEMEIEEYNPAVHGPLLDLSMRPSPGVEEIELYPVNEPYAYVRVIYDSATHEYTYCVLEPELTPAERELFLEIKERLFETLNITTRDLTREAARKALRDAANRIIADYGIHLDAVGREKVLYHVEKEFLGDGLIDPVMHDKYIEDISCDGVNCPIFVYHTTYESMKTNLLYHDAAELDSFVAKLAQRAGKYISIAEPMLDATMSDGSRIQMTLGSEVTAHGSTFTIRKFREEPITPTDLIEWHTFSPLGIAFIWLAVENGKSCIFAGGTASGKTTTLNAISLFIPPLAKIVTLEDTRELKLPHPNWIPSITRDSFSQDGRGEIDMYELLRAALRQRPEYILVGEVRGREALTLFQAMSTGHVTYATMHADSVASAVHRLENPPINVPRNMLSALSLMSIQVQARVGGQRIRRNKQLIEILDIDPRTNELITNEVFRWHPATDEIRYSGKSYILEQIMEDRGWSEERMQEELKRRQEVLEWMRIKKIRHFRDVSKVLVSYFRDPEGVIERVRSDLYGGMVRQHE; this comes from the coding sequence ATGCGTGAGCATTCTCCTGGCCCGGTCTTGAGAGGGGCCGATATCCGTTCAATCATCGGCTCGGTGATGAGTTCAGAAGATACCAGGGGGCGGCGCACAACTGCTGATGAGGATCCTGTCCGGGCACTCCTCAACCGGCTCGAGAGGTCGGGGAGGGAGACTGATAAGGAGCGTACGGTCACCCCTTCGCCGATGAGCAGTGATACAGGGCCGAAGGCTGCACCCTCTTCACCCGGGCATCGTGATCCCTTTGGTATCCTCAACCGGGTGAGAGGGATGAAAGAGGCCGGCGAGGCCGGGGAGATGGAGGCTGAAGGGCCCGGGTCCGAAGATCTCCCCGATGGGGTGATATCGGTCGAGGAACTCGGGAGCCTGGCAGACCTGATCCTCCCGAAGAGTGCGACGTTTGCTGTCGAAGAACTGAGTATCAACCGCAACGAGCACAATTTCGACTTCGTCGACAACGCCCGGGTCGTCTCGGAGTTCGATGACCTCTTCTCCCAGGCACTCTCCTCCACCGCGTTTGCCGAGGCCGCGGCGGAGGTGGCGTCTCCCTCCGAAGAGGTTCCAAAGCCCCGGTTCGGGTTCCTCCAGAAGCTCCGTCCACTTCGTCCAGAGATGGAGATCGAGGAGTACAACCCTGCCGTCCACGGGCCACTTCTCGATCTTTCAATGCGCCCCTCCCCGGGAGTGGAAGAGATCGAACTCTACCCGGTAAACGAACCATACGCCTACGTCAGGGTCATCTACGACAGCGCAACCCATGAGTACACCTACTGTGTGCTTGAGCCTGAACTCACGCCTGCGGAGCGGGAACTCTTCCTGGAGATCAAGGAGCGTCTCTTTGAGACGCTCAATATCACCACCCGTGACCTCACACGCGAGGCGGCACGCAAAGCGCTTCGCGACGCGGCAAACAGAATCATCGCCGATTACGGGATCCATCTTGATGCGGTGGGGCGGGAGAAGGTTCTGTATCACGTGGAGAAGGAGTTCCTCGGCGACGGATTGATCGACCCGGTGATGCACGACAAGTACATCGAGGATATCTCGTGCGACGGCGTGAACTGCCCAATCTTCGTCTACCACACCACATACGAATCGATGAAGACGAACCTTCTCTACCACGACGCGGCGGAACTCGACTCGTTTGTTGCCAAACTCGCGCAGCGGGCCGGGAAGTACATCTCGATTGCTGAACCGATGCTGGACGCCACGATGAGCGATGGGTCGCGTATCCAGATGACGCTCGGCTCGGAGGTGACCGCCCACGGTTCAACGTTCACGATCCGGAAGTTCCGCGAAGAGCCGATCACGCCGACGGATCTCATCGAGTGGCACACCTTCTCACCGCTCGGGATCGCCTTCATCTGGCTCGCGGTCGAGAACGGCAAGTCCTGCATATTTGCAGGCGGTACGGCGTCCGGAAAGACCACGACCCTGAACGCTATATCGCTCTTCATCCCGCCGCTTGCAAAGATCGTCACCCTCGAGGATACCCGTGAGTTGAAACTCCCTCACCCGAACTGGATCCCGAGCATCACCCGAGACTCGTTCTCGCAGGACGGGCGGGGCGAGATCGATATGTACGAACTCCTGCGTGCCGCCCTCCGGCAGCGCCCGGAGTATATTCTGGTCGGCGAGGTCCGTGGCCGTGAGGCCTTGACCCTCTTTCAGGCGATGAGCACCGGGCACGTCACCTACGCGACGATGCACGCCGACTCGGTAGCGAGTGCCGTCCACCGTCTGGAGAACCCGCCGATCAACGTGCCGAGGAACATGCTCTCTGCCCTCTCCCTGATGTCCATCCAGGTGCAGGCCCGGGTGGGGGGCCAGCGGATCCGGCGGAACAAGCAGCTCATCGAGATCCTGGATATCGATCCCCGGACGAACGAACTGATCACGAACGAGGTCTTCCGGTGGCATCCCGCGACCGACGAGATTCGTTACTCGGGCAAATCCTACATCCTCGAGCAGATCATGGAGGACCGGGGATGGAGCGAGGAGCGGATGCAGGAAGAACTGAAGCGGCGTCAGGAGGTGCTTGAATGGATGCGCATCAAGAAGATCCGGCATTTCCGCGATGTAAGCAAGGTCCTTGTCTCCTACTTCCGCGATCCGGAGGGGGTCATCGAACGCGTCCGTTCTGACCTTTATGGTGGGATGGTGAGGCAGCATGAATAG